A genome region from Physeter macrocephalus isolate SW-GA chromosome 4, ASM283717v5, whole genome shotgun sequence includes the following:
- the CCDC190 gene encoding coiled-coil domain-containing protein 190 — protein sequence MERHMVRGLLQKHFDLERKNAKQAEARLSQRLQRLEDICLYHVTLLTREQRQLQKELQRLQTDIIKKKFSSYFENGSQKRSEDVLMFSSQGGKKHRVLQANKFRALTTNTIQEIYKTKSQMPLFHHIGPKDPMKSKRQLLSQNNRTSHFIEEKPQAQEKYSINALKGKDSNKGISLLCQDQDVSTHTLDQGPSSSPAGGSRLAHGDETRSNDANKRPDHTTGKQIPPNPIECGGNFNGEPKTSTYSELFAKARNTHYLWHRVPPESERLLSIGEIFGHKESSQSRSEKGCKNRVTI from the exons ATGGAGAGGCACATGGTCAGGGGACTACTACAGAAGCACTTTGATTTGGAGAGGAAGAACGCCAAGCAGGCTGAAGCCAGACTAAGCCAAAGACTGCAGAGACTAGAGGATATCTGCCTATACCATGTGACGTTGCTGACCAGGGAGCAGAGACAGCTCCAAAAAGAACTGCAGAGGTTGC aaacagataTCATCAAGAAAAAGTTCTCCTCTTACTTTGAGAACGGAAGTCAGAAGAGATCAGAAGATGTTCTTATGTTCTCATCACAGGGAGGAAAGAAGCACAGGGTTCTACAGGCTAATAAATTTAG AGCACTGACAACAAATACGATCCAAGAAATATACAAAACCAAGTCCCAGATGCCTCTTTTCCATCACATTGGTCCTAAGGACCCCATGAAAAGCAAAAGGCAGTTGCTATCTCAAAATAACAGAACTTCCCACTTTATAGAAGAGAAGCCGCAAGCCCAAGAGAAATATTCTATAAACGCACTGAAGGGCAAAGACTCCAACAAGGGCATCTCTCTTCTATGTCAAGATCAAGACGTCTCCACTCACACCCTAGACCAAGGCCCCAGTTCCAGCCCAGCTGGTGGTAGCAGATTGGCACACGGCGATGAGACCAGATCAAATGATGCCAACAAAAGGCCAGACCACACCACTGGGAAACAAATTCCCCCGAATCCCATAGAATGTGGAGGGAACTTCAACGGCGAGCCCAAAACATCAACCTATTCAGAGTTGTTTGCAAAGGCCAGAAACACTCACTACCTCTGGCACCGGGTCCCCCCTGAGTCTGAGAGATTGCTTAGCATTGGGGAGATCTTTGGACACAAGGAATCCTCACAGTCCAGATCAGAAAAGGGGTGTAAAAACAGAGTGACCATCTAA